One Watersipora subatra chromosome 4, tzWatSuba1.1, whole genome shotgun sequence genomic window carries:
- the LOC137394176 gene encoding tyrosine-protein phosphatase non-receptor type 9-like, which produces MSCNSSKNRYGDIPCYDGTRVKLNSGDTDATNYINASFVNGYRHKQAYICCQGPLERTCNDFWQMVWQENVRVIVMTTRYIFKSLTKEKGRVKCSNYWPESEHEAHQYKGYFVVNTKIRTSEKYNISSLILRCDQTEKIRLVYHVLFLAWPDYGVPACPDDLLQLIYRTRQLQEKGVKLAEKEDNWAGHPHGPPLIIHCSAGVGRSGTFMCVDICMRMLDEIQKTNIEEIVKALRTQRAFAVQTAKQFIFCHLAVLQYAINTGILPADTKLPDILSD; this is translated from the exons ATGTCATGCAACAGCTCAAAAAATCGTTATGGCGACATTCCATGTTACGATGGGACCAGAGTTAAATTGAACTCAGGAGACACAGATGCAACCAATTATATCAACGCCAGTTTTGTAAATGGATATAGACACAAACAAGCTTATATCTGCTGTCAAGGACCCTTGGAAAGAACCTGCAATGATTTTTGGCAAATGGTTTGGCAagaaaatgtcagagttatagTGATGACCACAAGGTACATTTTTAAATCACT GACAAAAGAGAAAGGAAGGGTTAAATGTTCTAATTACTGGCCTGAAAGTGAGCATGAAGCCCACCAATATAAAGGTTACTTTGtagtaaatacaaaaataagGACTTCGGAAAAGTACAATATTTCTTCCCTTATTTTACGATGTGACCAG ACAGAAAAAATACGACTTGTCTACCATGTTCTGTTTCTCGCATGGCCTGACTACGGGGTACCCGCGTGTCCTGACGACCTGCTTCAGCTGATCTACAGAACTCGTCAGCTACAAGAAAAGGGTGTTAAGTTAGCTGAGAAGGAAGACAATTGGGCG GGCCACCCACATGGACCACCATTGATAATACACTGCAGCGCTGGTGTAGGAAGGTCTGGCACCTTCATGTGTGTAGATATATGCATGCGAATGCTTGATGAAATACAAAAGACTAACATTGAGGAAATTGTCAAAGCATTGCGAACACAGCGAGCATTTGCTGTGCAGACGGCAAAACAATTCATTTTTTGCCACCTAGCTGTGTTACAATACGCCATCAACACTGGAATATTACCAGCTGACACAAAACTACCTGATATCCTGTCGGACTAA